The DNA window GTTCTTGGTTTTATTACGAGGCATGAAAAGATTCAAAAATTAATATTATGGGTAGAGAGAAATGGTTTCGGTCCACTATTTTTGCTCATTTGTTTTCCGTTCACTCCATCTGCGATTATCAATATTGTTGCTGGTTTGTCTAATATGAAAAAGAATACATATCTATGGACAGTTACGCTTGGGAAATTCATCATGATATCCGTCGTGAGTTTCATTGGATCTGATATTAAATCATTTGTAACGCAACCATTGCGAACGGCTATTGTTGTGCTTGTAATTGCCAATCTTTGGTTTGTCGGGAAATGGATCGAAAAACGAATTAATACAAAAGTGGAAGCTGATCTTCAAAAAATTAGTAATGAAAGTAAACTTAAAAGAGGAGAAAATCTTGAGTAAAACGAAAAAAGAAGTAGTAGAATGGTTAGCAGCAATCATCATTGGGGTAGTTATCGTTACGATAGTTCGTATGTTTATTGCAACTAATTACGAAGTTGTTGGGAAATCCATGATGCCAACAGTTTCTGATCATGATAAAGTGATTGTGAACAAGCTTTCACCGATCAATCGGATGGATATTATTATATTTCATGGAGCACAAAATGAAGATTATGTAAAAAGAGTGATTGGGATTCCAGGAGATACGATTAAATACGAAAACGATGAGTTATTTATTAACAATAAAAAAGTAGAAGAGCCATTTCTAGAAACGTATGAAGCTTATAAACATCCGGAAGAAAATTTTACGGAGGATTTTGAGTTATCCGAGGTAACTGGTAGTATGACGGTTCCTCCGAATAGGTATTTTGTATTGGGTGATAATCGTATGTCTAGTCTAGATAGTCGATACTTTCACTTTATTGAAAAAGATGAGATTATTGGTGAAGTAAAAGTGAGATATTGGCCAATTTCTAGTTTTACATTTAACTTTTATTCCGAATAATTTCCCTCTCTATCGTATGTTTTGTACAATAGAAGTAAGGGATTATTCGGATTTTTTTATGGAGAGGGGCTAGGTTATTTTGTCATTACGAATAGTTACTGGTCGATCTGGATCAGGCAAGACAAATTTCATGCAAAGAGAAATAGTTAATACACTAAAAGCGGCTCCATTAGGAGATCCGTTATTTTATATTGTTCCAGACCAAATGTCTTTTTCTAGTGAGTATGATCTTGCTGCTGGTTCAGGACTTGAAGGGTTAATACGAGCACAGGTGACGACATTTAAGCGATTGGCTTGGCGTGTGCTACAAGAGACTGGCGGAATTGCTAAAGAAGAAATAAGTGGATTTGGGTACCGGATGCTGATCCGAAGTTTGTTGGAAGACAATAAAGAAGAGTTTAAATTATTTAAGAGAGCTGCAACCAAACGAGGATTTACAGATCAAATAGAAGTGCTATTGAAAGAGTTTAGTCGCTACTGTCTCGACAGTGCGACAATGTCCAACGCTCTAAATGATTTGCAAACAGTAAATGCACCTAAAACCTTACTCGATAAATCATCGGACATTATGATGATGCTTGATTTGATGGAACAAAAATTAGGAGCAAGCTATATTGACGGAGAAGGTTTTTTAACATTACTAGCAACGAAAATTGAAGACTCGGGACTGTTAGGGAAATCGGAAATCTATATTGATGGATTTACATCATTCACAACGAGAGAACTAGAAATTATTTTAGCGTTAATGAAAAAAGTGAAGCGAATTACTGTTGCCCTTCCGATGGAGTCTTTAGCGGATTCCCTAGACGAGCAGTCCTTATTTTATCAACCTGCAAATACATGTGCTAGATTATTAGAAATGGCACAAGTAGAAAATTTGGAAGTTGAAAATATCGTTCACTTAGCAGAACAAAAGCGTTTTGCTGTAACGGAACTTGCTCATATAGAAGAAAACTTTGATCAGTTACCTCCGCTAGAGGTGAAAACAGAAGGATATTTACGAATAACGGAAGCGTCCAATCGTCGCGCTGAAATACATGCTGTGGCAAGGGAAATACGGGAACTGATGCAGCATAAAGAGGTTCGTTACAAGGAAATGGCGATCTTACATCGCGATGCAGAAACATATGAAGGTTTAATAGAAACGATATTCCCGCAGTATGATATTCCTGTATTTATTAGCCAAAAGAAATCGATGCTACATCACCCTTTAATTGAGCTAAGTCGAACGGTATTGGAAATTATTCGTACGGGTTGGAAGTACGAGCCAATGTTTCGGGCAATAAAAACAGATTTATTCTTTCCTCCAGGCGCTCCAAAAAATAAGTGGAGAGAGCGTGCGGACAGGTTAGAAAATTTTGTGCTGTCCTTTGGTATATACGGGGATAGATGGCATGAAGCACGCAGGTGGATTTACAAAAAGTATCGTGGACTAGAATTTTATTCGAAAGTGCAAACAGATGAGGAATTAAGTATCCAAGCAGATATTCATGCTGTTCGAGATATTGTCGTTGATCCTTTATTAAAACTTTCAAAGCAATTAGATAAAAGTAAAACGGCTTTGGACATTGCGACAGCTTTGTTTACCTTTATGGAGTCTCTTCAAGTGTATGACAAGCTACAAAGCCTGAAGCAAATAGAAGAAGAAAATGGTCAATTGTTACTCGCTTCAGAGCATGAGCAGGCATGGAACGAGTGGGTTAATGTATTAGACCAATTTGTATTAATGTTTGGCGAAAAAGAAATGACAATAGAGGAAGCAGCGAAAATATTAGAGGAAGGGTATGATCAATTAACCTTTTCTCGGATTCCTCCGACAGTCGATCAAGTAATCGTCGCAAGTGTTGACATTGCCCGATTGTCTAATATGCAAGCTGTTTTTGTTATTGGGGTAAATGATGGTGTATTTCCTAAACGGATGGACCATGAAGGATTATTATCGGATTCCGAGCGTGAGTGGTTTACACAAATCGGTTTTGAACTTGCTCCAACATCTAAAATGCGTCTCCTGGATGAAAATTATTTGACCTATAAAGCATTTACTACTGCCTCTAACTATTTATTCGTGTCCTATCCTATTGCGGATAGTGAAGGGAAAGCTTTGCTTGCATCCATGTATATAAAGAAACTGCAACAAATGGTTAGTGGAATTTCCGTAGAATTCGCTGTGATGGACCCGACGGATTTTTCGAAAGAAATAGTTGATATGTCTGCAATCAGTCACCCTAGAACGACATTACCTTACGTGGTTATGCAATTACGGGAAGCGATGGAAACTGGAAATCTATCAGAAGTATGGCAATCGGTGTATCACTATTATATGGATGATCCGTATTGGTCCAAATTGTTAAATCGCATTATTAAACCATTAATCCAAGGGAATAAAACAGAAAGACTATCTCAGGAAATGACGTCTGCTTTATACGGGGAAACAATTTCATCTAGTGTGTCACGTGTGGAGAAATACTATAGCTGCCCATTTGCTCACTTTGCTGCATATGGCTTAAAGTTAGAGGAACGTGCAGAGTATCGATTAGAAGCTCCAGCAATGGGCGACTTATTTCACGCAGCACTTAAATGGATTGCGGATGAAACGAAGCGGTTAGATCTAACTTGGGCCCAACTTACCAAAGAGCAATGCGTGAAACTGGCTAAAGAAGCGGTAAATCAAATCGTGCCTGTATTTGTCCATCAATTATTACTTAGTACGAATCGCTACCGTTATATTCAGCGTAAGTTAGAGCAAATTGTGGCGTCAACACTTATAGCACTTAGCAAACATTCCAAAGTATCCAGTTTTGTACCGATTGCAATTGAAGCTGGATTTGGCCCTGGAGAAGAATTACCTTCCCTTGAAATTCCGTTAAAGCATCATCGTAACATGCAGTTACGTGGGCGAATTGACCGGGTCGATGCTGCAAATGTAAATGGCAATATGTTCGTGCGAATTGTTGATTATAAATCTTCGAAAAAAGGCATTGATTTAAACGAGGTGTATCACGGTTTATCCCTTCAAATGTTAACTTATCTAGATGTTGCCATCGAGAATGCACCAATATGGTTACATGAAGATGCGGAGCCAGCAGGTGTTTTATATGTGCATATGCATAATCCATTTATTCAATCCCAAAAAGAAATGGAAGATGCCGAGCTGCAGGATGCTATCTATAAATCCTATAAAATGAACGGCTTATTGCTCGATGATCCTGAGGTCATTATGGAAATGGATGAACAAATAGAAGGATTTTCGAAGGTCATTCCTGTTCGGATGAATAAAGATGGAAACCTGTCAAAAGCTTCCTCTAAAGTAGTAGAGCCAGAGCAAATGAAACTTTTACAGTCCTTTGTACGTAAAAAGCATGAGCAGGCAGGTAACGGCATGAATGCAGGAGATACGCGCGTGTATCCGTATCGTTTAAAGGACAAAATGCCTTGCACGTATTGTTCGTATCGAAGTGTGTGTCAATTTGATCCGCAAGATCCAGCACAAGGAGTACGTGTACTAAAAGTAGAGCAACCAGATGTTGTTACAGAAAAAATTCGAGAGGAGATGGGACAAAATGAAGATTCCTAATATGCCAGCAGAGCTAACTTGGACACCTGCGCAATGGAAAGCTATTTGGGCAACCGGTGCAGACGTACTTGTGTCTGCAGCAGCAGGCTCAGGAAAAACAGCTGTCCTCATCGACCGGCTCATTCAAAAAGTAATTGCAAAAGAAAATCCGATTAATGTCGATGAACTCCTAGTGGTGACTTTCACCAATGCATCTGCAGCAGAAATGCGTCATCGAATGGGAGAAGCTTTAGAAAAAGCAATCGCTATCGACCCATCATCGAGTCATTTACGAAAGCAACTTAATCTCTTAAATAAAGCGCAAATATCGACGCTTCATTCCTTCTGCTTAAACATTGTTCGACAATATTCGTACATGTTGACAATTGATCCTGGTTTCCGGATTGCGAATGAAACAGAAGCAGCTCTAATGCGGGATGATATATTAGCTGAAGTACTAGAAGAAGCGTATCAAATGGAAAATCCAGAGGCGATGTACCGACTTTCTGATAGCTTCACATCGGACCGAGATGATCAGTCCATTGAAGTAATGATTGACAAGTTGTACACATATGCTCGGGTACATCCTGAACCGAAAAAATGGTTACTTGCTATTCCGGAAGCCTACACATTAAGCGAAGAAATTACCATTGATGAGCTTTCTTTTATAGATCCACTGAAGCTTGCCATTATTCACCACTTAGAAGAAGCAATTGCAGTAACAGTAGAAATTCGTAAGCTCGCAACACTTCCGAATGGACCTGCTCCACTGGCGGAAACTGCTATGAAGGATGAACAGGTGATTCAAGAGGCAATACGTCTAATGAAAATGAGTGCTTGGCAAGATGTGTTTTATTATTTCCAAAGCATGGCGTGGGTCAAAGCTGCATCGATAAAAAAAAATTCTTGTGACGAAGCACTTAAGAAACAGGCAACAAGTAAAAGAAATAAAGTGAAAAAAATTGTAAATGATCTAAAAGAAAATTATTTTACTAGAACACCAGAACGTTTGCTAGAGGAAATGCGCTTAATGGCTCCTCAGTTACAAACATTAGTGGAACTAGCAATTGCTTATGGTGAACGGTATACGGTGGCTAAAAATGAAAAAGGGCTAGTAGATTTTTCTGATTTAGAGCATTATGCGTTGGAAATTTTAACCGAGCGTCAAGAGGATGGGCAGCTCGTACCGTCCGCCATTGCAGAGGAATATCAAAATCGCTTCAAGGAAGTACTGGTCGATGAATATCAGGATACGAACCGATTACAGGAAACTATCTTACAACTTGTGAAAAGCAGGGACGAAAGTACTGGCAATATGTTCATGGTAGGAGACGTGAAGCAATCCATTTATCGATTCCGGTTAGCAGAGCCTATGCTGTTTTTAGGAAAGTATCTTACTTTCAATGATATGCCCGAGAATTCTGGGGTGAGGATCGATTTAAATGCAAACTTCAGAAGTCGAAAAGAAGTGCTACACGCAACAAATTATATTTTCCAGCAAGTGATGGGAGAAAAAGTAGGCGAAATAAATTACGATGATGCGGCTTCTTTAAAACCTCAAGCTCCCTACGATGAGGCAGAAGCAGCTGTTGAACTTGCCCTTCTCTATGAAGTAGAGGATGGTAGCGTAGAAATAGTAGAAGAGGACGCAGAAAAAGTAGAATTAAATGCGGAGGAAGAGCTAAAGAAATCACAAGCAGAAGCTCGGTATATCATATCCAAAATAAAAGAAATGATAGACACAGGAGCTACTGTTTATGATCCTTGGAAGCAAACTTCCCGTCCAGTTCAATATAGCGACATGGTCATCTTAATGCGTTCCATGACTTGGTCTCAGGAAGTAACAGACCAATTTAAAGAGGCTGGGATTCCGTTATATGCAGAGCTTTCCAAAGGATATTTTGAAGCGATCGAAGTGCTTATTATGCTTCATACACTTCGAACCATTGATAATCCTTACCAAGATATTTCCCTTGCGTCCGTCCTCCGTTCTCCTTTTGTTGGATTAACAGAGTCGGAGCTAGCCCTTATACGTCTTTCTGCACCGAAAGAACCTTTTTATGATGCTTTAAAATCCTTTGTATCGAGTGGGGGAGCCGGGATTTCTGCAGATACGAGTGAGAAACTACAGCGTTTTTTATTACAGTTTGAAGATTGGCGGAATCTAAGTCGTAGAGGGTCGCTAGCCGATTTAATTTGGCGAATCTATTTAGATACCCATTATTATGAAATAGTTGGGTCGATGCCAAATGGAAAGCAGCGACAAGCGAATTTACGTGTTTTACATGACCGAGCTGTCGATTATGAAAAGACCTCCTTCCGAGGCTTATTCCGCTTTTTACGTTTTATCGATCGCATGCGAAAACGTGGAGATGATTTAGGAACAGCACGTGCGATTAGTGAAAAAGAAAATGTTGTCCGGCTGATGACGATTCACTCTTCCAAAGGCTTGGAGTTCCCAATTGTATTTTTGGGAGGAATGGGTAGACCATTTAACCAAATGGACTTTAATGAACCGTATTTATTCGACCAATCGTTTGGACTTGCTGTAAAAGCAATCGATCCTGACAAACGTATTTCCTTTACTTCCTTGCCATTCTTATCTATGAAAGAAAAGAAACAAATGGAGTTAAAAGCGGAAGAAATGCGTGTCCTATATGTGGCTATGACTCGTGCAAAAGAGCATTTATTTCTCCTTGCATCTGTGAAAGACCTTGCGAAAACACTGGAGAAATGGGAAGACGCTCAAGCACTTATGAGCGATGAGATGCTACCTGACTATATTCGTGCTAAAGCGAAGGGATATTTAGATTGGATTGGTCCTGCACTTGCAAGACATGCAGATTATACGCAAATATCCAACGTAGTGGAAGCCAACATCGTCGCGAGTGAATCGAGGTGGACAATTGTTGCGAAACCTATCGATGACTTAAAAATTCAGACAGAAGCAATAGTAAAAGAGAAAATTACGTTAGACATGCTTATAGATCAGGAGAAGTCCGACCTACTTTCGGATATACAGGCTCGATTTGATACACCATATGCCTTTGAATATGCTACGCATAAACGATCGAAACAATCGGTAAGCGAAATGAAAAAAATCCAACAATTAATGGAGCGAGAAGAAGACTATTTCCAAGCAAACAGGAATACTAGTAGTCTCACCAAAATCGCGAAGCGTCCATTCTTTCTTCAGCAAGAAGAAAAATTGACTGGAGCAGAAGTCGGTACAGCAGTACATGCATTTATGCAAAATGTTGATTTGGCAGAAGTGAAAACAGTAGAGCAAGTAATCGCATTTGCAGATAAGCTTGCAGAACGAGAAATCTTAACAAAAGCAGAACAACTTTCGATTCATCCAGACAAAATAGTGCCTTTCTTCCATTCCGACATAGCGGCACGATTGCGAGCTGCAAAAGAAGTGATGCGAGAATTTCCATTCACATACGCCTTACGTGATCAAGATGGAGATAAGCAAATAATTCAAGGGGTTGTCGACTGCTTGTTTTTAGAAGATGATGGCCGCTGGGTTTTACTCGATTATAAAACGGATCGGGTCCAGCATTTATTAAATAATGATTCTTTACTACAACAGGAAATGAAAAATCGTTACCAGATTCAGCTATCTCTTTATGCTCAAGCGATTGAAGCGATTATGCAAGTGGAGATTAAAGAAAAAACACTGTATTTATTTGATGGAAATAAAACTGTGTCATTATAAGGGGGAATAAGATTGTTGATGCGTCCAACAGGAGAGAAAGAACGAGTAATATCCATTGACGTTATGAGAGGGTTTGCGTTATTAGGGATTTTTGTCGTCAATATGTTATTTTTTCATTCGCCATATATTTATGTAAATCCATATAGTTGGTACCAAGCTCCAGGGGATTATGAAACATATAAGTGGATAGATATCTTTGTACAAGGCAGTGTTTATCCGTTATTTTCTATGCTATTTGGGTATGGGCTTGCGATGCAATTTATGAAGACGCAAGAAAAAGGAACTTCCTTTACAAAGCTAGCTGTTAGAAGGTTGTTAGTTTTGTTACTAATAGGATGCATACATGCGTTTCTTATTTGGTCAGGTGATATTTTAATCACTTATGCACTAGCAGGATTAGTATTAATAACAATGATGAAGCTAAAGCCTTTTTGGTTATTGTTAATAAGTGCTCTTTTATTTTTAATTCCAAATGGGTTATTAAGCGGATTATTGTTTGTTTTAGCTAAGGTTGATCCGAATAATGCAATATTATATACCGGCATTCAAGAAGTAGAAGCATCAATCGTCGCGTATTCTCAAGGCTCTTGGGTAGATGTATTTTGGCAAAGATTAGATGATTGGTTATATGTGACAGGAGGTGGAGCAATTGTTATTATGATGATAATTATGATCGTTCCGTTTTTATTAATTGGTGCAGCAGCTGCAAAGTTAAAGTTAATCGAAAGAGCGCGAGAGTTAAAAGTGTTTTGGATTATCACAATTATTATTGGATTGGCAGCTGGTACTGCCATTAAATGGATCCCTTATGTGATGGGAGATAATGTGTTTACCATAACTGCACAGGATACATTTGGGGGACCGCTACAAGCAATGGCATATGCAGGAATAATTGCCTTACTATGTACAATTCCTGTTGTACCTAAAATCTTATCACCGGTTGCAAAAGCTGGAAGAATGTCGATGACAATCTATTTAATGCAATCTATTATTGCTACTACTATATTTTATGCATATGGATTTGGATTGTATGGAAAGATTGATATTGTAACAGGAACATGGATGGCGGTAGGCATATATGTTTTACAACTAGTATTTGCGGAGATATGGTTTATACGATTTGAGCAAGGACCAGTAGAAGCATTGTGGAGAAAACTGACTTATTCAAATATTTTATCTAAAAAGGATGAAAACAAAATCAATTTGTAATAGACTAGAGACTAGATTCAAAACTATTTGAAGGAGAGTCGACACGATGAAACTATTATCATACCGATTAAATGATAAAATTTACTTCGGACCAAAAGTGAAAAAAGAAGAGGCAGTATGGGATGTACTAAGCATACAAGAGACACTCCAGGTTTTACCTAGTTTTCCGACATCCATTGTTCAAGGTGTAAGTTTTGGGATGGATTTTATCGAGCAGATTCGTAAACTTGTAGAAGTAGCTTCGAAAGAGGAAAATGCAAATAGTTTTAAACGTTCCTTTACGGAAATCGAATGGCTATCCCCAATTCCTCGCACTCCGAAAAATATCATGGCTATTGGTAAAAACTACGCTGACCATGCAAAAGAAATGGGAGGTGTAGCGAATGATTTTGTCGTATTTACAAAGGCTCCAACTACTATTGCTGCAGACGAACAAACGCTTACCGTTCATGCAGATATAACATCCTCTTATGATTATGAAGGGGAACTGGCAGTTGTTATAGGAAAAGAAGGGAAAAATATACCAACGAAATTAGCATATGACTATGTGTTTGGTTATACTATTGCAAATGATTTAACAGCACGTGATTTACAAACGAAGCACCAACAATATTTCCTTGGAAAAAGTTTAAATGGCTCATGTCCACTAGGTCCTTATGTTGTGACTAAAGATGAACTGCCAAACCCGCAAGAACTTGCGATTGTGACAAAAGTAAATGATGAAATTCGTCAAAATGGACTAACTTCTGATATGATTTATTCGGTGGAACAAATTATTTCGGAAATTTCTAGAGTTGTTACCTTAGAGCCAGGTGATGTAATTTTAACAGGAACTCCTGCTGGGGTAGGGAAGGGTTTTAATCCTCCTAAGTTTCTGAAATCAGGCGATATTGTGAAAGTGTCTATTGAAGGAATCGGTACGTTGGTTAACAAGTTCGAGTAATATTTGGATAAAAGTGTTATAGTATATTTATATAATAAAATAACGTCGAGGTGAGACAAATGGATTTTTTAGCAAGTACACATTTACACATTACAACTTGGGTAGTAGCATTAATTCTATTTTTTGTTGCATTAGCTATGGCTAATCCAAAAGTTGTTCAAATGATTTTACGATTAGACTATCTATTGATTATTGCAACTGGTATAGCATTGTTCATGAAAGGGATGGACTATGGCGAGGGTATGCTTTATGGCATGAAATTTTTAGCAGGTATTTTAGTTATTGGTATGATGGAAATGACATTAGTGAAAAAGAAAAAAGGCAAAGCCTATACAACATTTTTAGTTTTGGTTTTTGTTTTCTTCTTCATCGCTCTTTTCCTTGGATTCAAACTACCAATGGGCATAAATTTCTTAGCTTAATTAATCGGAAGGGGCTTTCCAGTAGTGGAAGCTCCTTTTCATTTGAGAACAAGTATGATATTTTTGGGAGTAATGAATGAAAAGGAGTGATATAACAAATGCTAGGGGTATCCTTACTAATATTCGTCATCCTATTGATGATGATCTTTGTTGTTGCTTCCTTTATTGTTTCTAAAGTTAACAAAAAAACATACGATCCTGACTAGATGATCAACATTGAAATGAGTATGCATAACACGTCAAAGCCACCGAATTAATTGGTGGCTTTTGTTAATGGATTTAACAGTTAATCTAGATTAATCGGGGAGTCGTCCGATTAGGCTGCCAGCCATCCGATTATATGGTAAAGCCACCCGATTATTTAGTTGAACCATCCGATTATTCGGGTAAACCACCCGATTATGTGGTTATGCCATCCGATTATTCGGCTCAACCATCCGATTAAGGGGAATATGGGTTTCATCTAGCCATTTACTTGTAAGAAACAACTTGTTTTATCGAAGTAACTTTTTATTTATGACACAGTTTGGACGAATTATCGGTTATTTTTAGGACATTCCTGTTTAAACGATAGCGATTAAAACGTAGCTTTGTTAAAATAACGTTGATGTGTTGAACAAATTGTTAGATCTAGTGACTTGCGCTTCTGCTGTTCTAGATAAAGGAGGATTTACCTTGAAATTAAAAAAATGGCTTGTAACCGGTTTATTGATTAGTGGTCTTTGGGTGACAACGACTCAAACTACCAATGCAGAAGAAAACGCTTCTATACATAACGAAAGTATATACGATTTATATGTAGATCGTTATTTTAATAAAGTTATTTCCAATGATTATGACGTAAATGCAAAAGATCCAAATGCTTTTGCAGGTGGGGATTTTGTTGGGATTATTGATAAGATGGCACATATTAAAGATATGGGCTTTACGACTATTTCTATTGGACCTGTATTCGCAACTGAAACCTATGATGGTAAGAGGATTTTAGATTTTAATGAGATTGAAAAGCGTTTTGGTACTCCAGAAGAATTCCAAAAACTTATTGATGAAGCGCATAAACAAAATCTAAAAATAATGATCGAGTTTCCTTTAAATAATTATAGTGTCAATCATGTTTGGAATGTAGACAATGAAAAGAAAGATTGGATTATTTCTACTGAAAATGGTGTCCTGCAATTAGATCTTTCAAATGATGAAGTGCAGAAAGCTTTAACAGAAGAAGTCGTTAGTTTTGCAAGTAAATATGAAATTGATGGTGTAAAACTTTCTGAATTAGATACTGCTCCTACAGCTTTTATTAATGAAATCATTGCAAGTGTAAAAGAAGTACGTGATCCAATGTATGTCATTGCCCTAGAAGAATCGGATGCAGATTTTGATGTAAAATATTCTGAAGAATTACAAGTAAACTTTCGAGATGCCTTTAAAAATACGGATTATCCAACAGCTGGTATTGGTTCTACGAACTACAATGATTTACTAATGATTGATGATTTAACTACGGAAAGATTTACTTATTATAGTGCACTTGAAAATATGTTTCCTCCTACTCGTATTAGAACAGCGATAGGTGCGATGCTAACAATG is part of the Psychrobacillus sp. FSL H8-0483 genome and encodes:
- a CDS encoding fumarylacetoacetate hydrolase family protein, whose amino-acid sequence is MKLLSYRLNDKIYFGPKVKKEEAVWDVLSIQETLQVLPSFPTSIVQGVSFGMDFIEQIRKLVEVASKEENANSFKRSFTEIEWLSPIPRTPKNIMAIGKNYADHAKEMGGVANDFVVFTKAPTTIAADEQTLTVHADITSSYDYEGELAVVIGKEGKNIPTKLAYDYVFGYTIANDLTARDLQTKHQQYFLGKSLNGSCPLGPYVVTKDELPNPQELAIVTKVNDEIRQNGLTSDMIYSVEQIISEISRVVTLEPGDVILTGTPAGVGKGFNPPKFLKSGDIVKVSIEGIGTLVNKFE
- a CDS encoding YisL family protein, producing the protein MDFLASTHLHITTWVVALILFFVALAMANPKVVQMILRLDYLLIIATGIALFMKGMDYGEGMLYGMKFLAGILVIGMMEMTLVKKKKGKAYTTFLVLVFVFFFIALFLGFKLPMGINFLA
- a CDS encoding alpha-amylase family glycosyl hydrolase — its product is MKLKKWLVTGLLISGLWVTTTQTTNAEENASIHNESIYDLYVDRYFNKVISNDYDVNAKDPNAFAGGDFVGIIDKMAHIKDMGFTTISIGPVFATETYDGKRILDFNEIEKRFGTPEEFQKLIDEAHKQNLKIMIEFPLNNYSVNHVWNVDNEKKDWIISTENGVLQLDLSNDEVQKALTEEVVSFASKYEIDGVKLSELDTAPTAFINEIIASVKEVRDPMYVIALEESDADFDVKYSEELQVNFRDAFKNTDYPTAGIGSTNYNDLLMIDDLTTERFTYYSALENMFPPTRIRTAIGAMLTMPGVPYMTYGTEIAMNGQTPQESHQVMNFRVDEELIEYIKDINSIRNKSETMRSGKMEVLKNENGYMVYKRYSEDETFIVVVNNTSGTQRIDLSSDVVGEDKELRGLFESDLIRPSDDGTYRLVMDREIVEVFQVTDRKGLNTSYIIAMAVAYLLFIVFLVVVWKKGKQRRRDADNK